A segment of the Fibrobacter succinogenes subsp. succinogenes S85 genome:
AACTGGCTTTGGGCATCGCAGACCATTACCGCCAAATGGCCCGAAGCATTCAACACAACGTTCTCCGCCAAAACGAGAATCCTCAGCCCCATCGCATCGGACTCCGTAAGCGCCCGATTCAAGATTTCGCTCGAATCCGGTCCCGAACGTTTCCGCCCCAGTTTCAGCGTGACCTGCACCGAAGCAAGCGACAACTGCAACCGTACCGAATGGAACGGCGCACTCCAATCCACTTGGAAACCCCTAACGTTCCAAGCTAGCGCCAAACTCATCCACGCAGGCGATACCAAGCCACCCAGGCTCGAACTCGGCGTGACCTACCGCACAAATCTCGCCACCGCCAAATTGACCATCGCATTCCCCGAAACCGCCCCCACGAAAGGCATGTCCGTCCAAAACGAAGTCAAAATTGACAACGACAGGCTGAGCGGCAATTTTGTTTTTGCCTTTAAAAAGACCAAAACCAAAGAATTCCACCCAAACTACGCCCACATTCAGTTTTCACTCAAATTTTGAGACATTTTACCCCAATACGTCCCTTGTATACAAGCGTGGATACATTTGTAACCACAAATTTTTGGAATATTCTAATCTATTCGCTGTAAGAAATCTATTATTAATAATACCCAAACACTCTCAGACTCCTTTAGGTTACCTCCTTTGCCTGAAGGAGTCCTTTTTTTTATCTTAGGGATATGTTCTACATTACCGCAATTATCGGATCTATTGTCTTTTTGCCCTCCATCGCATTGAACATCGCCCTTGCGCTCGGAGCGCCGCTTGGCATGTACGCCATGAATGGTCGCCACAAGGTCGTGCCACAGGAAGTCCGCAAGGCATTCGTGTTGCCAATTATCATGCAATTTGTGGCCCTTTTTACGATTCTGAGCGCTGGACACGTGCTCCCGGAGACGATTCCGTTCGGCATTGTACGCATTCTCGCCTTTTTCTACGCTGTTTACCTGACGTTCTACACGGCAACAGTATTCTTTAGCTTAAGCGCACCGGAACGCCATGTGATGGGACCGCTAGCCATCGCCTCGACCATCTGTTTCTGGATCGTTGCGGTAGGGACTGTTTAGACGAGAGACGAAAGACGAAAGACGAAAGTCAAGAGACGAGAGACGAAAGGCGATAGAGACATGGAAACGGCTGCACCAAAACACAATTACCAGGTAGACCTGGACCGCATCATACGCAGGCTTGAGCGCACGGGTGAAGTGCCGACGCTTCTGTTGCACGCCTGTTGCGCGCCGTGCAGCAGCTACACAATTGAATACCTTTCGCAGTACTTCAAGATTACGCTTTTCTATTACAACCCGAACATCGCCCCCACCGAAGAATACCAGCATCGCGTAAACGAAATCAAGCGCTTTGTCGCCGAATTTAAGACAAAGTACCCAGTTACGCTCGTCGAGGGCGAATACGACCCGAAAAAGTTTTACGATGTCGCCCGCGGGCTTGAAAAGGAACCCGAAGGCGGCAAACGCTGCCGCAAGTGCTTTGAGCTCCGCCTTGCCGAATCGGCGAGACTCGCCAAAGAACTGAACTGCGACTACTTCACGACGACGCTCACCATTAGCCCGATGAAGGACGCCCAAGTACTCAACGAGGTCGTGCAGGAACAGTGCGATATCTACGGCATCAAGCGACTTCCGAGCGATTTCAAGAAGAAAGGCGGCTACAAGCGTTCCATCCAGCTATCGCACGAATACAACCTCTACCGCCAGAATTTCTGCGGATGCGTCTACTCCATGCGCGAAGCTGAGGAACGCGAAGCGAAAAAAGAGCGTGACATTTAAGGCGTTATTATATATACTTTTATAGAATGCACAGAATATGGATATACGCAACGGCTGTATTGGGGGGTATCGTCGCAAACGCATGTAGCGGCGAATCCTCGATTGCACCCGAAAAAAGCGAATCCAGCGCTATCGAAATCATCGATATAACCGACAGATCCTCTTCCAGCGAACAATCATCAAGCTCGTTTTCCCGGCCGACAAAAACCACGCTCTTTTTTTCAAACAAGGTTGAAATAAAGTCATCATCAAGCAAGGTCGCCGAATCTTCGAGCAGTTCCAAGCCCGCACCCAAATCTTCCAGCTCTAGCGCCAAGTCATCTAGCTCGGAGCCGCCCGCCAGTTCCGCGAGCGAAGAATCCAGCTCCAGCGCACCAAAGTCCAGCGCCTCGCTCCGCTTTTACGATTGTGAACAATACGATTGTGTCACCATGGAATATCTGAATCCAGATGTTTCATACGGCGAAATGCTCGACAAGCGCGACAACCAAGTTTACCGCACCCTCGTCATCAGTAACCATGTGTGGACCGCACAAAACATGAACTATGAAATCGAGAGCGATGAGAACGACGAAATAAACAGCTGGTGCTACGACAACGAACCTGAAAACTGTAAAAGATTTGGAAGGCTCTACACTTGGGAAGCGGCAAAAAAAGTTTGTCCTGAAGGTTGGCATTTACCCACCGAAGATGAATGGCAGGAACTCATCGCAGAGCACTCTTGCGATATTGTGAGAAAAGACGGAAATCCACCCGTATATCGTTGCGCAGGGACAACACTGAAAGCAATTGACAGCTGGGGAAACGGCCTTGAAAACACAAACGAATACGGATTTTCTATCGTTGCCGCAGGGATCGTAAACTCAGAGACCTTCATGAACAAGGGTATAACGGGCTACCTGTGGGCCTCAACATCACAATATGAATCACTCGCAACCCTAGTCATATTTGAATATAACGAAGATTACACAAGATTCGTATTGACAAAACCAAACTCCGGGCTATCCGTCCGTTGCGTCAAAGGGGCCGCCGAGTAAGACGAAAATAAATTTCGCCCGCACTCGCGTTTTCTATCTTTAGGTTTATAAACTTTTTAACCCCATAAGTTCCATTATGTACGATCCTCGATTTTTACCCATTTGCAAAGAAGACCTGGACGAACTCGGT
Coding sequences within it:
- a CDS encoding fibrobacter succinogenes major paralogous domain-containing protein, with translation MHRIWIYATAVLGGIVANACSGESSIAPEKSESSAIEIIDITDRSSSSEQSSSSFSRPTKTTLFFSNKVEIKSSSSKVAESSSSSKPAPKSSSSSAKSSSSEPPASSASEESSSSAPKSSASLRFYDCEQYDCVTMEYLNPDVSYGEMLDKRDNQVYRTLVISNHVWTAQNMNYEIESDENDEINSWCYDNEPENCKRFGRLYTWEAAKKVCPEGWHLPTEDEWQELIAEHSCDIVRKDGNPPVYRCAGTTLKAIDSWGNGLENTNEYGFSIVAAGIVNSETFMNKGITGYLWASTSQYESLATLVIFEYNEDYTRFVLTKPNSGLSVRCVKGAAE
- a CDS encoding epoxyqueuosine reductase QueH; its protein translation is METAAPKHNYQVDLDRIIRRLERTGEVPTLLLHACCAPCSSYTIEYLSQYFKITLFYYNPNIAPTEEYQHRVNEIKRFVAEFKTKYPVTLVEGEYDPKKFYDVARGLEKEPEGGKRCRKCFELRLAESARLAKELNCDYFTTTLTISPMKDAQVLNEVVQEQCDIYGIKRLPSDFKKKGGYKRSIQLSHEYNLYRQNFCGCVYSMREAEEREAKKERDI